One genomic region from Candidatus Tisiphia endosymbiont of Dioctria linearis encodes:
- the secB gene encoding protein-export chaperone SecB has translation MKDSNQQDMPHIAINAQYIKDLSFENPDAPKSLVSLERNPQIDLFLDLNISNLPEENFYEVELSIEAKAMSKKHKLFIVDLKYAGVFNLINIAEDQHQMILAIHCPAMIFPFARKIISDVTQDGGFQPLMIDPIDFGALYHKKMRESEN, from the coding sequence ATGAAAGACTCTAATCAACAAGATATGCCACATATCGCTATTAACGCCCAATACATAAAGGATTTATCTTTTGAAAATCCAGACGCTCCGAAATCTTTAGTGTCTTTGGAACGTAATCCACAAATTGATTTATTCCTAGACCTTAATATTTCTAATTTACCTGAAGAAAACTTTTATGAGGTAGAATTAAGTATAGAAGCTAAAGCAATGAGCAAAAAGCATAAGCTATTTATAGTAGACCTAAAATATGCAGGGGTTTTTAACCTGATTAATATAGCGGAAGATCAACACCAGATGATATTAGCGATCCATTGTCCAGCAATGATCTTCCCATTTGCCAGAAAGATTATTTCTGATGTCACTCAGGATGGCGGATTCCAACCATTGATGATTGATCCAATTGATTTTGGTGCTTTATATCACAAGAAAATGCGAGAAAGTGAAAATTAA
- the dcd gene encoding dCTP deaminase, with the protein MTIMSDNWIRKMSVEHNMIAPFTDTQIKLNNSEKIISYGLSSYGYDARVSKEFKIFTNINSAIVDPKNFTECSLVDREVDVCIIPPNSFALARTIEYFKIPRDVLVICVGKSTYARCGIIVNVTPLEPEWEGHVTLEFSNTTPLPAKIYANEGACQFLFLKGDQICNTSYADRHGKYMKQQGVTLPRT; encoded by the coding sequence ATGACCATTATGTCTGATAATTGGATAAGAAAAATGTCTGTAGAACATAATATGATTGCACCTTTTACTGATACGCAGATTAAATTAAATAACTCAGAGAAAATTATTTCTTATGGTTTATCTTCGTATGGTTATGATGCAAGAGTCTCAAAGGAATTCAAAATATTTACTAATATCAATTCGGCAATAGTTGATCCCAAAAATTTCACTGAATGCAGCTTGGTAGATAGAGAGGTTGATGTTTGTATTATTCCACCAAACAGTTTTGCCTTAGCAAGAACAATTGAATATTTTAAGATTCCAAGAGATGTATTAGTTATTTGCGTTGGTAAATCAACCTATGCCAGATGCGGTATAATTGTTAACGTAACACCATTAGAACCTGAATGGGAAGGACATGTAACATTAGAATTTTCTAATACCACTCCATTGCCGGCAAAAATTTATGCTAATGAGGGAGCGTGTCAATTTTTATTTTTAAAAGGCGATCAAATTTGTAATACATCTTATGCTGATCGTCATGGAAAATATATGAAACAGCAAGGTGTTACCTTGCCAAGAACTTAA
- the iscX gene encoding Fe-S cluster assembly protein IscX: MHWNDVDEIAMSLEENYPDEDISELTLKDLEDLIKSLSDFDDHEIEPNKEVLKEILEAWREMKDGHFEG; this comes from the coding sequence ATGCATTGGAATGATGTTGACGAAATTGCTATGAGCTTAGAAGAAAATTATCCGGATGAAGATATATCTGAATTAACACTAAAAGATCTTGAAGACTTAATAAAATCATTAAGTGATTTTGACGATCATGAAATTGAACCAAATAAAGAGGTGTTAAAAGAGATTCTTGAAGCTTGGAGAGAAATGAAAGATGGTCATTTTGAGGGTTAA
- a CDS encoding helix-turn-helix domain-containing protein — protein sequence MDESNKPKEKINLIIGMRLKKRRIMLGISQQELSEAINLSVKQIQRYEDATTPIAGSILYFFAKLLNVSIKYFLDTDEDTDTSDDYLFDTQDDNRFLNDIIAEDKVEYLVPLKYNTEKELSYLIKVFTKIQNQQIRQKIVELIRSIVESQDADTG from the coding sequence ATGGATGAATCTAATAAACCAAAGGAAAAAATAAACTTAATTATAGGTATGCGTTTAAAAAAGCGTCGTATAATGTTGGGTATAAGCCAACAAGAATTGAGTGAAGCTATTAATCTTAGTGTAAAGCAGATACAAAGATATGAAGATGCTACTACCCCGATAGCTGGTAGTATATTGTATTTTTTTGCAAAATTATTAAATGTATCTATCAAGTATTTTCTTGATACAGATGAAGATACTGATACATCAGATGATTACCTATTTGATACACAAGATGATAATAGGTTTTTGAATGACATTATTGCAGAGGATAAGGTAGAATATTTAGTACCTTTAAAATACAATACAGAAAAAGAATTATCCTATCTTATTAAAGTATTTACCAAAATTCAAAATCAGCAGATTAGACAAAAAATAGTTGAGCTTATTAGGTCAATAGTAGAATCTCAAGACGCGGATACGGGATAA
- a CDS encoding cytochrome c oxidase subunit 3 — translation MLHGSIKNNNVVSLGGKQHPFHLVDPSPWPILTAFALLLLASGSIMFMHQYRFGAYVFGAGILSVIFCVYSWWSDVIKEGLIGKHHTEPVRIGLRIGMALFILSEIMFFAAFFGSFFNASLFPVGLLDGVWVVKPGIWSPASIQTFDPFDIPFINTLILLLSGTTVTWAHYAVEENNQKDCVTALGLTIILGVFFSLMQAYEYHHATFKFKDGIYSSNFYLATGFHGAHVIIGTIFLTVCYYRARRGDFVKGNGHLGFEFAAWYWHFVDVVWLFLFTFIYVLGK, via the coding sequence ATGTTACATGGGTCTATTAAAAATAACAATGTTGTTTCTTTAGGAGGAAAACAGCATCCATTCCATCTTGTCGATCCCAGCCCTTGGCCAATTCTGACTGCATTTGCCTTATTGCTTTTAGCTAGTGGTAGCATAATGTTTATGCATCAATATCGATTTGGTGCATATGTTTTTGGGGCTGGTATTCTTTCGGTGATTTTTTGTGTATATTCCTGGTGGAGTGATGTAATCAAAGAAGGGCTAATTGGAAAACATCATACTGAGCCAGTAAGGATTGGCTTAAGGATAGGTATGGCATTATTTATCTTGTCAGAGATAATGTTTTTTGCGGCATTTTTTGGATCCTTTTTTAACGCAAGTCTTTTTCCTGTAGGATTGCTAGATGGTGTATGGGTAGTAAAGCCTGGTATATGGTCTCCTGCATCTATCCAAACATTTGACCCGTTTGACATCCCTTTTATTAATACATTGATTCTTTTATTATCTGGTACAACAGTAACATGGGCACATTATGCTGTTGAGGAAAATAATCAGAAAGATTGTGTGACTGCTCTTGGTTTGACCATAATATTGGGGGTGTTTTTTAGTTTAATGCAAGCTTACGAATATCATCATGCAACTTTTAAATTTAAAGACGGTATCTATTCTTCTAATTTTTATTTAGCAACCGGTTTTCATGGTGCGCATGTAATAATTGGCACTATATTCTTAACTGTTTGTTATTATAGAGCACGAAGAGGTGATTTTGTTAAAGGCAATGGTCATTTAGGTTTTGAATTTGCCGCTTGGTACTGGCATTTTGTCGATGTAGTATGGTTATTTTTATTCACTTTTATATATGTTCTTGGAAAATGA
- a CDS encoding TrbC/VirB2 family protein, giving the protein MNVYRPYWEQFDSNFVWRLLFVLCSVALIIAAPDVFAASDDPVGNVLCNMIKIFRGNTARGIAVIGIVVLGIQTLRGQLKWEVALVIVTGVIILFKAPEIINMVAGTAAASETCV; this is encoded by the coding sequence ATGAATGTTTATAGACCATATTGGGAACAATTTGATAGTAACTTTGTCTGGCGTTTGCTGTTTGTTCTTTGCAGCGTTGCTCTGATTATTGCAGCACCAGATGTTTTTGCTGCTTCTGATGATCCGGTAGGTAATGTATTGTGTAATATGATTAAAATATTTCGTGGAAATACGGCTCGTGGTATAGCAGTTATTGGTATAGTTGTACTAGGAATTCAAACTCTTAGAGGACAATTAAAATGGGAAGTTGCATTGGTTATTGTGACTGGGGTTATAATATTGTTTAAAGCTCCTGAAATTATAAATATGGTAGCTGGTACAGCCGCTGCTTCAGAAACATGTGTATAA
- a CDS encoding TrbC/VirB2 family protein, producing MNIYRPYLEQFDRNFVWRLLFVLCSVAVIIAASDAFAASDDPVGTVLCNMIKIFRGNTARGIAVIGIVVLGIQTLRGQLKWEVALVIVTGVIILFKAPDIINMVAGSTDATCGISEIAKT from the coding sequence ATGAATATTTATAGACCATATTTAGAACAATTTGATAGGAACTTCGTCTGGCGTTTGCTGTTTGTTCTTTGCAGTGTTGCTGTAATTATTGCAGCATCAGATGCTTTTGCTGCTTCTGATGATCCGGTAGGTACAGTGTTGTGTAATATGATTAAAATATTTCGTGGAAATACGGCTCGTGGTATAGCAGTTATTGGTATAGTTGTACTAGGAATTCAAACTCTCAGAGGACAATTAAAATGGGAAGTTGCACTGGTTATTGTGACTGGGGTTATAATATTGTTTAAAGCTCCTGACATTATAAATATGGTAGCTGGGTCAACTGATGCAACATGTGGTATCTCAGAGATTGCTAAAACCTAA
- a CDS encoding bifunctional (p)ppGpp synthetase/guanosine-3',5'-bis(diphosphate) 3'-pyrophosphohydrolase has protein sequence MQDTNTKDLRNIISAISTKLYENDIVAEVYYRLKDPYSTLKKVLRKTIALKELTDLVAFRVIVDKQEDCYKVLDIIYSIYSVNVEKSKNYIDNPKNNGYRSLHVIAVVDICKRNIEIQIRTREMHNIAEFDTANHNEYKRTQETKLIRKLFSNVRIADINTEINNAYDIFVRFNWTIPELIAYEQAIENLCHNFQNNLA, from the coding sequence ATGCAAGATACAAATACTAAAGATTTACGTAATATCATAAGTGCTATTAGTACTAAACTGTATGAAAATGACATAGTAGCTGAAGTATATTACAGATTAAAAGACCCTTATTCTACTTTAAAGAAGGTATTACGAAAGACTATTGCTTTGAAAGAATTAACTGACCTAGTTGCTTTTAGGGTTATAGTTGACAAACAAGAAGATTGTTATAAAGTATTGGATATTATTTATAGTATCTATTCTGTTAATGTAGAAAAGTCTAAAAATTATATTGATAATCCTAAGAATAATGGTTACCGTTCTTTGCATGTAATAGCTGTAGTTGATATCTGTAAACGTAACATAGAAATACAAATACGAACCAGAGAGATGCATAATATAGCAGAATTTGATACAGCAAACCATAATGAATATAAAAGAACGCAGGAAACAAAGTTAATAAGGAAGTTATTCTCTAATGTAAGAATTGCCGATATTAATACTGAGATAAATAATGCATATGATATTTTTGTCCGGTTTAATTGGACTATACCGGAGCTTATTGCTTATGAGCAAGCAATTGAAAATCTTTGTCATAATTTCCAAAATAATTTGGCATGA
- the rsmA gene encoding 16S rRNA (adenine(1518)-N(6)/adenine(1519)-N(6))-dimethyltransferase RsmA — MLNNLNALPSIAKHASKHGITPIKKYGQNFIFDSSLCDKIVRVSGLQENDLVLEIGPGTAGLTRAILAYNPKSLTVIETDVRCIPLLMEIRELSPNLHIIHSDATKFDLSALSTIVNSGEFGARSDGATPINNRRATSDNVPNFSSIDYNKITIISNLPYQIGTELVIKWLKKLPLINSMTLMLQKEVVDRICGKVGTKSYGRLSVICQLLCSVEKCFDVNPQAFYPAPKVHSAIVKLVPYNNNALTAELIEKVELITRLAFGKRRKMIKSSLKTLTSCIEDLLAELKIDNSSRSENLSPQDYLSLAKLYSNELLYS; from the coding sequence ATCTTAAATAATTTAAATGCCTTACCTTCAATTGCAAAGCATGCTAGCAAACATGGTATTACTCCTATTAAGAAATATGGTCAAAATTTCATTTTTGATAGTAGCCTATGTGATAAAATAGTTCGAGTTAGTGGGCTGCAAGAAAATGATTTGGTCTTAGAAATTGGCCCTGGTACAGCCGGACTCACTAGAGCTATTCTTGCCTACAACCCTAAATCTTTAACTGTTATTGAAACTGACGTTAGATGTATACCTTTACTTATGGAAATAAGAGAATTGTCCCCTAATCTGCACATTATTCATTCGGATGCTACTAAATTTGATCTATCAGCTTTAAGTACTATAGTCAATTCAGGAGAATTTGGGGCTAGGAGCGATGGAGCGACGCCTATAAATAATAGGCGAGCGACGAGTGACAACGTCCCCAACTTCTCATCAATTGACTATAACAAAATAACTATTATTTCAAATTTACCTTACCAAATAGGTACAGAGTTAGTCATCAAATGGTTAAAAAAATTACCATTAATAAATAGTATGACTTTAATGCTGCAAAAGGAGGTTGTAGACCGAATATGTGGTAAAGTTGGAACAAAATCCTACGGAAGATTATCAGTAATATGTCAGTTACTTTGTTCTGTTGAAAAATGCTTTGATGTTAATCCGCAAGCTTTCTATCCGGCACCAAAAGTCCACTCGGCTATAGTTAAACTCGTACCTTATAACAATAATGCATTAACAGCTGAACTAATTGAAAAAGTCGAGTTAATAACTAGACTAGCCTTTGGCAAGCGACGTAAAATGATTAAATCATCTTTGAAAACACTAACTTCGTGTATAGAAGATTTGCTAGCAGAATTAAAAATTGATAATTCTTCGCGATCTGAAAATTTATCACCACAAGATTATTTATCTTTAGCAAAATTATATTCAAATGAATTACTATATAGCTAG
- a CDS encoding tetratricopeptide repeat protein: MLSAITRNGSVYFEMGNYQEAVKNYDKAIQLGKDDSKVIIPEGNKRYLAKISHEIKGVLTIKTISHANELLNIVFINIKLVDYLSYIYSYPVSAS, encoded by the coding sequence ATGTTAAGTGCTATTACTAGAAATGGTTCGGTCTATTTTGAGATGGGAAATTACCAAGAAGCAGTTAAAAATTATGACAAAGCAATACAACTAGGTAAAGATGATTCTAAAGTAATTATCCCAGAAGGTAATAAAAGATATCTTGCTAAAATATCACATGAAATTAAGGGAGTATTAACCATCAAAACCATATCCCATGCTAATGAGTTATTGAATATTGTTTTTATTAACATAAAATTAGTTGACTATTTAAGTTATATTTATTCTTATCCCGTATCCGCGTCTTGA
- a CDS encoding LPS-assembly protein LptD, with protein MRIFCNLLIIKIIILLPVCALAQVEQQGINKQFSFLSTDYIEYNHKEQFIYAKGNVQIILDSYFLTANSLIYDIEQDTLWAEGNVKITDQQNRVILGEFVILKDKLKAGIISDFILYFGDNTLLAAKLAERVNKDVFRLHNSTFTPCKILCNQKPIWQVSAKNTEIDLNKNIMVYKHLFFEIYGVPIFYTPYFSHPTPKAPAKSGILMPEWRDNALGIPLYYRAKSNLDFTLTPRFFWKKHDTTYTIFELETRYKPNESDYISLDANYGKVPYSLNDDDITIKDTKVNSYYLLSNGNFIKNDYRYGFRLERTSDKAYLKNYYNNYTSYLTSKLYLEHVNNYNYSLVEGMYFEGLGINDSSSTSPLIFPKVRTKNVIPLNDDETTNLVVENNALIYKEKSGRELGQVALQLAVDNNFLTSSGHLFNVTLRNRADVYFINHLYLNDYRTNKVLTRNIPEIQNTWRYPLAGSIFDKTNLFVEPIISATIGRKHNSNKKFSFIDPSKYELSENNIFSSNRYSGIDYHEFGNRLSYGVNSSILSEQNYSSVFLGQTYNTNLINSKSVDNIENVGRISSSFSDKIELFYRFRKSKNFKPIRDELGGSLNSKTIQLTAGFVQISNLRKYYSTDELIDNKVRQLYYNLTYQLAENWSVAYDMRIDWSKNKINILSKSIQVTYLNDCVRIAGKLSDNYMGDSSRGIKKTFAVPTISVGLKILNM; from the coding sequence ATGCGAATTTTCTGCAATTTATTGATTATTAAAATTATTATTTTATTGCCGGTTTGTGCTTTGGCACAAGTTGAACAGCAAGGAATAAACAAACAGTTTAGCTTTTTGTCAACAGATTATATTGAATATAACCACAAGGAACAATTTATTTATGCTAAAGGTAATGTTCAAATTATATTGGATAGTTATTTTCTAACAGCTAATTCCTTGATTTACGATATAGAACAAGATACATTATGGGCTGAGGGGAATGTTAAAATTACAGATCAGCAAAATAGAGTTATTTTGGGAGAATTTGTCATATTAAAAGATAAGTTAAAGGCAGGAATAATTTCAGATTTTATTTTATATTTTGGTGATAATACTCTTTTAGCAGCAAAATTAGCGGAAAGAGTTAATAAAGATGTTTTTCGTTTGCATAATAGTACCTTTACCCCATGTAAAATACTATGCAACCAAAAACCTATTTGGCAAGTTTCTGCCAAAAATACTGAAATAGATCTTAATAAGAACATAATGGTTTATAAGCATCTATTTTTTGAGATATATGGTGTCCCAATCTTCTATACACCATATTTTTCTCATCCAACACCTAAGGCTCCTGCAAAATCAGGAATATTGATGCCTGAATGGCGGGATAACGCTTTGGGGATACCACTATATTATAGAGCTAAATCCAATCTAGATTTTACTCTAACTCCTAGGTTTTTTTGGAAAAAACATGATACTACATATACGATTTTTGAACTAGAAACTCGTTACAAACCAAATGAAAGTGATTATATATCTTTAGATGCTAACTATGGTAAAGTACCCTACTCTTTAAATGATGATGATATAACGATAAAAGACACTAAGGTAAACTCATATTATCTATTAAGCAATGGTAACTTCATCAAAAATGATTATCGATACGGATTTAGGCTGGAACGTACTTCTGATAAAGCCTACTTAAAAAACTATTATAATAATTATACTTCATATTTGACATCTAAGTTATATTTGGAACATGTCAATAATTACAATTACTCATTAGTGGAGGGGATGTATTTTGAAGGATTGGGAATAAATGATTCTAGTAGTACCAGTCCATTAATTTTCCCCAAGGTCAGAACCAAGAATGTTATACCTTTAAATGATGATGAAACTACTAACCTAGTCGTTGAAAATAATGCATTAATCTATAAAGAAAAAAGCGGAAGAGAACTAGGGCAAGTTGCATTACAACTGGCAGTGGATAATAATTTCTTAACTTCATCTGGTCATTTATTTAATGTTACCTTACGGAATAGAGCAGATGTCTATTTTATTAATCACCTATATTTAAATGATTATAGGACTAACAAGGTTCTCACTAGAAATATACCAGAAATTCAAAATACTTGGCGTTATCCATTAGCTGGATCAATCTTTGATAAAACTAATCTGTTTGTTGAACCAATTATATCGGCAACTATCGGACGTAAACATAATTCTAATAAGAAATTTTCTTTTATCGATCCATCAAAATATGAACTATCAGAAAATAATATATTCAGTTCGAATCGCTATAGTGGTATAGATTACCATGAATTTGGCAATAGATTAAGTTATGGCGTTAACTCTTCTATACTTTCAGAACAAAATTATTCAAGTGTGTTTCTAGGACAGACCTATAATACTAATCTTATTAATAGTAAATCTGTTGATAATATTGAAAATGTTGGAAGAATTTCCAGTAGTTTTTCTGATAAAATAGAATTGTTCTATAGATTTAGAAAAAGTAAGAATTTTAAGCCCATTAGAGATGAATTAGGTGGAAGCCTTAATTCTAAGACAATTCAGTTAACTGCTGGATTTGTTCAGATTTCAAATTTACGGAAATATTATTCTACAGATGAATTAATTGATAACAAAGTAAGACAACTTTACTATAATCTCACTTATCAATTAGCAGAAAATTGGTCAGTTGCCTATGATATGAGAATAGATTGGTCAAAAAACAAAATAAATATTCTTTCTAAGAGTATCCAGGTGACATACTTGAATGATTGTGTTAGAATAGCCGGAAAACTTTCAGACAATTATATGGGAGATAGTAGTCGGGGGATAAAAAAGACTTTTGCTGTTCCTACTATTTCTGTAGGTTTAAAAATATTAAATATGTGA
- a CDS encoding transposase, whose translation MFFDYSGRHVALLTDNAGWHAAKKLIIPSNITLVPLPPYAPELNAMEQIWQWIKNHFLSNQCYGVYEDIVSNACYAWNQLSKNVDLVKSIMYREYQTT comes from the coding sequence ATTTTCTTTGACTATTCTGGTAGGCATGTTGCATTATTAACAGATAATGCCGGGTGGCATGCAGCGAAAAAATTAATTATTCCAAGTAACATTACCTTGGTACCGCTTCCGCCATATGCACCGGAATTAAATGCGATGGAACAAATTTGGCAGTGGATCAAAAATCACTTCCTATCTAATCAATGTTACGGTGTATACGAAGATATCGTTTCTAATGCTTGCTATGCCTGGAATCAACTTAGTAAAAATGTAGATTTAGTAAAATCAATTATGTATAGAGAATATCAGACGACTTGA
- a CDS encoding ABC transporter ATP-binding protein — MWCSLYIPIMYKLSTKLNQLYCLESESKHFIIGQVADKITNIISLFSFASRTRELKALDNNILNDFIPKQVKAYKYNFKTQIVAMCFYFVLFVFIPFYMLHLRIHGLISVGDFAFVFGIALIVADDIWDATVSLQNFTRSMGDLKSALSLVTINQQDLDKFSASPLIVDKAIIEFKNINFGYNKELIFKDMTFSISPGEKVGIVGHSGSGKSTLINLLLRYFKVANGQILIDGQNIDNVTQDSLRQNIAVIPQDTLLFHRTLMENIRYGNQEATEAEVIEASKKAHIHEFITTLPEEYNTYVGERGIKLSGGQRQRIAIARAILKDAPILILDEATSALDSQTERFIQDSLNFLIQDKRKTVLAIAHRLSTLKHMDRIIVLDKGVIIEEGTHTTLIRNKHSLYKKLWKLQEI, encoded by the coding sequence ATATGGTGTAGTTTATACATACCAATTATGTATAAACTCTCAACTAAATTAAACCAACTATATTGCTTAGAATCCGAAAGCAAGCATTTTATAATTGGACAAGTTGCCGATAAAATTACTAATATTATTTCACTTTTTTCTTTTGCTTCTAGGACAAGAGAATTAAAGGCACTAGATAATAATATATTAAATGATTTTATTCCCAAACAGGTAAAAGCATACAAATATAACTTTAAGACTCAAATAGTAGCTATGTGTTTCTATTTTGTTTTGTTTGTTTTTATTCCATTCTATATGCTGCATTTAAGAATACATGGCTTAATTTCTGTTGGAGATTTTGCTTTTGTCTTTGGTATTGCCTTGATTGTTGCAGACGATATCTGGGATGCAACAGTTTCATTGCAGAATTTTACCAGATCAATGGGTGATCTGAAAAGTGCTTTGTCACTAGTTACTATCAACCAGCAGGATTTGGATAAATTTAGTGCAAGTCCGCTAATAGTTGATAAAGCTATTATTGAATTTAAAAATATAAATTTTGGTTATAACAAAGAGCTGATCTTTAAAGATATGACTTTTTCTATTAGTCCTGGTGAAAAGGTAGGAATAGTTGGTCATTCTGGTAGCGGCAAATCAACACTTATTAATCTCTTGTTACGTTATTTTAAAGTTGCAAATGGTCAAATTTTAATAGACGGACAAAATATTGACAATGTTACTCAGGATTCATTACGACAAAATATCGCGGTAATCCCTCAAGACACTTTGTTATTTCATCGAACGCTGATGGAAAATATCAGATATGGGAACCAAGAAGCAACTGAGGCGGAAGTAATTGAGGCAAGCAAAAAGGCACATATCCATGAATTTATTACAACATTGCCAGAAGAGTATAATACTTATGTTGGAGAGCGAGGTATCAAATTATCTGGTGGACAGCGGCAAAGGATAGCAATAGCAAGAGCTATTCTAAAAGATGCACCTATTTTGATCTTAGATGAGGCAACTTCTGCACTTGATAGTCAAACCGAGCGTTTTATCCAAGATAGCCTTAACTTTCTAATTCAAGATAAAAGAAAGACTGTGCTTGCAATTGCCCACCGCTTATCCACTTTAAAACATATGGATAGGATAATTGTGCTAGATAAAGGGGTAATTATTGAAGAAGGCACGCATACTACATTAATTCGTAATAAACATAGTCTATACAAAAAATTATGGAAGTTACAAGAAATTTAG